GTAAAGGCTGCCGATGTCGAGTGACGATAGATTCCGGCTGCGCTGGCGTTGATCCAGACCTTCGGCGTTACTTGCGTAGCCTGAATCGCCGAACCAACGGCCTCGGTCGACTCGACTCGCGACGCGATAATTTCGCTGCGATTCTTTGTCGTATAACGGCAGTTGATCGTCTTTCCCGCCAGGTTGATGACCGCGTCAGCGCCTTCTAGTTCTCTGGACCAAGGCCCCAGGGTGCGCCCGTCCCACTGCACCACGCGCCACGGAGATCTCGAACTGGCGGATCGGCTCAACACGATCACTTCGTTGCCGATGCGTGAAAAATGTCGCGCCAGCAGGGTGCCCACCTGGCCGTTGCCACCCGCGAGGACGATCTTCAAGCGAGATACTCCTTCAACCACGGATCGTCAGAGTGTGTCAGTTCCAGCGTCGTCCCATCGAAGACGATCTTGCCGTCATTCAGCATCAGGAACTTTGTCTTTTCATCGATGCCGTTCGCAGGGATCTTTTCCGCGCCATTCTTTTCCACGTTGTAGTGGTTGGTGGCAAGATAGAAGGCATCCTGCAGGCGATGCGTGATAATGAGGGAGGTCGTGTGCGAAACATCGCGCCGCTTCATCACCAGTTCCATAATGGTGGTTGAAGTAATCGGGTCCAGACCGCCCGTGGGCGAGTCGTAGAGGATCAAATCTGGCTCTGTAATGATGGCGCGGGCAATCGAAACGCGTCTGCGCATACCACCGGAGAGCTCAGCAGGGAACTTGTCGATCGCCTTCTCCAACTCCACAAAACGCAGCGCTTCTTCGACCCGTTTGTGTGCTTCCTCGGCTGGAACTTTGTCTTCATGGAGCAGATAAGCGACGTTGTCCTCTACGGACATGGAATCGAAGAGGGCCGACTCCTGAAAGACCATCCCAATTCTGTGCCGGAGCGCAAACATCTCGCGCTCTTTCATCCCGGTGATCTCATGGCCCAGCACGCGAATGGTGCCGCTGTCTGGCTGTAACAGGCCATCGCAGAGCTTCATCAGAACGCTCTTGCCGCCGCCTGCAGGCCCCAGCAGAAGCCGTGTCTCGCCCTGTTCGATGGCGAAGGATACGTTCTTGAGTACTTCGTTGCCTTCAAAACTGATGGAAACATCTTCAAAGCTGATCGCAGGTCCTTCATACTCGACCTTTTCAGCCTTGTTCTCCGTCTTGCTTTCCGCTGTACTCATGAGCCAAAGATCCCGATCATGAGGCGGGTGAGGAGAAAGTCGACGACGATGATGCATACCGAGGAGATCACCACGGCCTGCGTCGTGCTCTTGCCCACGCCCTGTGTTCCACCCTTGGTGGTCATGCCGAAGTAGCAGCCCACGCTGGCAATGATGAAGCCGAAGAATACCGGTTTGACCAGACCCTGCACCACATCGCCGTAGACAAGCGAAGCGTAGCTGGAATGGAAGTAGGCGCTGCTGTTCAGCCCGAGCAGCGCCACGCTGACGAGCGCTCCACCGGCGATACCCATTGCTGCGGAAAGAATGGAAAGGAATGCAAGCATGATTACGGTCGCCGCAATGCGTGGCAGAACCAGCTTGCGCACGGGATCCGTGCCCAGCGCACGCATCGCGTCGATTTGTTCCGTAACCCTCATGGAGCCAAGTTCGCTGGCGATACCGGATGCGTTGCGACCGGAGACCATCAAGCCAGTCAGCACCGGCCCAAGCTCTTTGACCATGGATAGCGCTACGAGGCTGCCTGTCTTGCTTACCGCGCC
This genomic stretch from Terriglobus saanensis SP1PR4 harbors:
- a CDS encoding ABC transporter ATP-binding protein, producing the protein MSTAESKTENKAEKVEYEGPAISFEDVSISFEGNEVLKNVSFAIEQGETRLLLGPAGGGKSVLMKLCDGLLQPDSGTIRVLGHEITGMKEREMFALRHRIGMVFQESALFDSMSVEDNVAYLLHEDKVPAEEAHKRVEEALRFVELEKAIDKFPAELSGGMRRRVSIARAIITEPDLILYDSPTGGLDPITSTTIMELVMKRRDVSHTTSLIITHRLQDAFYLATNHYNVEKNGAEKIPANGIDEKTKFLMLNDGKIVFDGTTLELTHSDDPWLKEYLA
- a CDS encoding MlaE family ABC transporter permease codes for the protein MMLVSPVDFTKRSIAALQEYSLLSGRAMKSLLTPPIYWDEIFTQMDSIGFGSLPIVILAGFFTGCVLALQSATALQQFGAVSKTGSLVALSMVKELGPVLTGLMVSGRNASGIASELGSMRVTEQIDAMRALGTDPVRKLVLPRIAATVIMLAFLSILSAAMGIAGGALVSVALLGLNSSAYFHSSYASLVYGDVVQGLVKPVFFGFIIASVGCYFGMTTKGGTQGVGKSTTQAVVISSVCIIVVDFLLTRLMIGIFGS